One genomic segment of Peromyscus leucopus breed LL Stock chromosome 23, UCI_PerLeu_2.1, whole genome shotgun sequence includes these proteins:
- the LOC114693701 gene encoding transmembrane protein 270 has product MEAAPQARSSLLRILLRVGKLSVMLLQNRTHLYRFLLLKMAVFQQWVSGLAQEARGSGSDQTHLLPGVIITCILSLALRAGLALLWVPLWLLLCGPRLAYKVGLSCCHTVKLALGHLGAWEPLGLSAATFRDLLISCLHSLMLVALLMLLLTWRLVQKAHHFSLGWLPSQNSVLLETLALLRRLYLWVERTTTLTSWNLAYLVTWVTCLASHLLQAAFEHTAQLAQAQEAKSQETSGPPRLSS; this is encoded by the exons ATGGAGGCCGCTCCCCAGGCCAGATCCAGCCTCCTCAGAATTCTGCTGCGCGTTGGGAAGCTCTCTGTGATG CTGCTCCAGAACCGCACGCACTTGTACCGCTTCCTGCTCCTGAAGATGGCTGTCTTTCAGCAGTGGGTGTCGGGGCTGGCCCAGGAGGCCCGGGGCTCCGGCAGTGACCAGACCCACCTGCTTCCGGGAGTCATCATAACCTGCATCCTGAGCTTGGCCCTTCGAGCTGGACTGGCATTGCTGTGGGTCCcgctgtggctgctgctctgtggacccaggctggcctacaaagTCGGGCTGAGCTGCTGTCATACTGTGAAACTGGCCCTGGGGCACCTGGGTGCCTGGGAACCTCTGGGCCTGTCTGCAGCCACCTTCAGGGACCTGCTTATCTCCTGTCTGCATAGCCTGATGCTGGTGGCCTTGCTGATGCTGCTGTTGACCTGGAGGCTGGTACAGAAAGCTCATCACTTCAGTCTGGGCTGGCTGCCCAGCCAG AATTCTGTGTTGCTGGAAACCCTGGCGCTGCTGAGACGCCTCTACCTGTGGGTGGAGCGCACGACCACACTCACCTCCTGGAACCTGGCCTATCTCGTCACTTGGGTCacctgccttgcttcccacctgCTCCAGGCTGCCTTCGAACACACAGCCCAACTGGCCCAGGCTCAGGAAGCCAAGTCCCAGGAGACCTCAGGGCCCCCTCGCCTCAGTTCTTAA
- the LOC114693700 gene encoding claudin-13-like isoform X2, which produces MVCMEQEAISFSLATLGWLCAIVSCILPFWKVTFPDETNPDASIGEGLWHICQVEKSNQILCTLYGIRPAVTQDLSVARVSMVTCIIGTWLGLLLCMIGDERISISRGFSNPLLGSTKKTEMGASLRLAWASSLLLLLGGTLLCFDCPSLNDLRLTVDCASSLQEPTAMHRVFHSKSEQEAE; this is translated from the exons ATGGTCTGCATGGAGCAAGAGGCCATCAGCTTCTCCTTGGCTACGCTGGGCTGGCTGTGCGCCATCGTGAGCTGTATCCTCCCCTTTTGGAAGGTGACATTTCCTGATGAGACGAACCCAGATGCCAGCATTGGCGAGGGCCTGTGGCACATATGCCAGGTGGAGAAAAGCAACCAGATACTGTGCACCTTGTATGGCATCCGGCCCGCAGTAACTCAGGACCTCAGCGTGGCTCGAGTCTCCATGGTCACCTGCATCATTGGAACCTGGCTAGGTTTGCTGCTGTGCATGATTGGGGATGAACGCATCAG CATCAGCCGTGGCTTCTCCAACCCACTGCTGGGTTCCACGAAGAAAACAGAGATGGGTGCCTCACTCCGCTTAGCCTGGGCCAGctcactgctgctgttgctggGAGGCACTCTGCTGTGTTTTGACTGCCCATCACTCAATGACCTTAGACTCACCGTGGACTGTGCTAGCAGCCTTCAGGAGCCAACGGCAATGCATCGG GTGTTTCATTCCAAAAGTGAGCAGGAGGCCGAGTGA
- the LOC114693700 gene encoding claudin-13-like isoform X1, giving the protein MVCMEQEAISFSLATLGWLCAIVSCILPFWKVTFPDETNPDASIGEGLWHICQVEKSNQILCTLYGIRPAVTQDLSVARVSMVTCIIGTWLGLLLCMIGDERIRCVKSRAIVLKIMRAASVIFLGVGFLVLISTSWVSYSISRGFSNPLLGSTKKTEMGASLRLAWASSLLLLLGGTLLCFDCPSLNDLRLTVDCASSLQEPTAMHRVFHSKSEQEAE; this is encoded by the exons ATGGTCTGCATGGAGCAAGAGGCCATCAGCTTCTCCTTGGCTACGCTGGGCTGGCTGTGCGCCATCGTGAGCTGTATCCTCCCCTTTTGGAAGGTGACATTTCCTGATGAGACGAACCCAGATGCCAGCATTGGCGAGGGCCTGTGGCACATATGCCAGGTGGAGAAAAGCAACCAGATACTGTGCACCTTGTATGGCATCCGGCCCGCAGTAACTCAGGACCTCAGCGTGGCTCGAGTCTCCATGGTCACCTGCATCATTGGAACCTGGCTAGGTTTGCTGCTGTGCATGATTGGGGATGAACGCATCAGGTGTGTGAAGAGCAGGGCCATTGTACTCAAGATCATGAGGGCAGCCAGTGTGATATTCCTCGGTGTTGGCTTTCTGGTGCTGATATCCACGTCCTGGGTGTCCTACAGCATCAGCCGTGGCTTCTCCAACCCACTGCTGGGTTCCACGAAGAAAACAGAGATGGGTGCCTCACTCCGCTTAGCCTGGGCCAGctcactgctgctgttgctggGAGGCACTCTGCTGTGTTTTGACTGCCCATCACTCAATGACCTTAGACTCACCGTGGACTGTGCTAGCAGCCTTCAGGAGCCAACGGCAATGCATCGG GTGTTTCATTCCAAAAGTGAGCAGGAGGCCGAGTGA